From one archaeon CG10_big_fil_rev_8_21_14_0_10_43_11 genomic stretch:
- a CDS encoding disulfide oxidoreductase: METQEELKEVTKDLIIGEVIMKRPDLAEVFFKYGIHCVGCGAAFYDTIEQGCSIHGIEPETVVKDLNAFLTENPTTN; this comes from the coding sequence ATGGAAACACAAGAAGAACTCAAAGAAGTCACTAAAGACCTGATTATTGGTGAGGTCATTATGAAACGGCCTGACTTGGCTGAAGTGTTCTTTAAATATGGCATACACTGCGTAGGGTGTGGTGCTGCGTTTTATGACACAATTGAGCAAGGCTGCAGCATTCATGGCATTGAGCCCGAAACTGTGGTAAAAGACTTGAATGCATTCTTAACAGAAAACCCTACCACGAATTAA
- a CDS encoding TIGR00269 family protein gives MVRLCVCAMTCSCAKKGIVCVCEPLCAEHFFLDIESRVLNTIKTHRLITRKDNVLVAVSGGKDSMVLIHILAKHFKDQIFALIIDEGIMGYRDCSIEGFLKLAPELGIPYEIVHARDQMGVTSDELAKHISGSNCQACGVVRRYVLNTYARTHGFSKVATGHNRDDEAQSALMNLVMGDVSRQARAGYTTGRVAHKHFVERIKPLRDVSERETARFVMQKKWPVHPCACPYSVGAFRKFVQQALDTYESHESRAKQNLLESFDTLSARLKTFPSAQKPLHECTTCGEPTSDVVCKACKILLKIAKRTK, from the coding sequence ATGGTACGTTTGTGTGTTTGCGCTATGACCTGTTCTTGCGCCAAGAAAGGCATTGTGTGTGTGTGCGAACCCCTTTGTGCTGAGCACTTTTTTCTTGACATAGAATCGCGCGTGCTCAACACCATCAAAACACACCGCCTTATCACACGAAAAGACAACGTGCTTGTCGCAGTTTCTGGGGGAAAAGATTCTATGGTACTTATCCATATTCTTGCAAAACACTTCAAAGACCAAATATTTGCCCTTATTATTGATGAAGGAATTATGGGGTATCGTGACTGCAGTATTGAAGGATTTCTCAAACTCGCGCCTGAACTGGGTATTCCTTATGAAATTGTTCATGCCCGCGACCAAATGGGTGTGACAAGCGATGAGCTTGCAAAGCACATTTCTGGCTCAAACTGCCAAGCCTGCGGCGTTGTGCGCAGATACGTGCTCAACACCTACGCGCGAACGCATGGTTTTTCAAAAGTTGCAACAGGCCACAATCGTGATGATGAAGCGCAATCTGCGCTCATGAATCTGGTAATGGGTGATGTCTCGCGCCAAGCACGCGCCGGCTACACAACAGGAAGAGTTGCACACAAACACTTTGTTGAACGAATCAAACCGCTTCGTGACGTAAGCGAGCGCGAAACCGCGCGTTTTGTTATGCAAAAAAAGTGGCCGGTACACCCCTGCGCGTGTCCATACTCTGTTGGTGCATTTCGAAAGTTTGTCCAACAAGCACTTGACACCTATGAATCTCATGAATCGCGCGCAAAGCAAAACCTGCTTGAATCCTTTGATACCCTCTCAGCGCGTCTCAAAACCTTTCCAAGCGCTCAAAAACCCTTGCATGAGTGCACAACGTGCGGAGAACCCACTTCTGATGTGGTGTGCAAGGCGTGTAAGATACTCTTAAAAATAGCAAAGCGCACAAAATGA
- a CDS encoding ATPase, with translation MGDEWHTLSAKKTLLRLKSSEDGLSENEAKARLEHYGPNELVEKGGVSPFRVLLNQFKGIMILILFFAAFVSAVLGEFIDSLFIVAIIILNAVLGFVQEYRAERALEALKKLTTPQAQVIRDGVNKEVLARELVVGDIIVLDEGKKIPADARLIRASSLRIDESMLTGESTATQKQIAPLKSGIPSTDMTNRVFMGTLVTAGNALAVVTETGMGTSMGKITELVQSAQTQPTLLQIRLDKLAKILALFVVLISAFTFVLGMLSGQDLVEMFLVTVSLAVSAVPEGLPAIITVTLALGVQRMARKDALVRRLPAVESLGSANIICTDKTGTLTKNQMTVREYAFAHTSPISVTGLGYEPKGEFFSKKNVVSAKNPLLREALISGVLCNNSSLQTVDHSWDILGDHTEGALLVAARKAGISHEKLKEDYTFFKEFPFTSERKRMSIVFKTKNKYRAYVKGAPELLLDQCVYYYDGKQRKKLTKKERDRILTQAGTMADRALRVLLLARNDVTKNVNEKSAETNLTFIALVGMIDPPREEVKESIMRARNAGIRTIMITGDHANTARAIAKEVGLVEGDVVAITGSELDIMHDDELMRRIEKVSVFARVSPEHKVRILQILMRDENNFVAMTGDGVNDAPAIKSSHIGISMGLRGTDVAKESSDIILLDDNYATIVSAVEEGRNIYENITKFVRFLLSVNFSELFLVGIAAIAGFPLPLLALQILWLNIVTDGLPALALGVDTFHEDVMKRPPRKPKEGMIHRMLFYALVGGIFAFGTELLVFLLHLENIDLARTMVFSVAVVFELAFVFSSRTLTKSMFRGLFKNWYLLLAVLFSFALQLFAIYTGFMNSLLSTVPLSLMHWVEVFAIAISGVIIVDVIKVLVYHVIKKDV, from the coding sequence ATGGGCGACGAGTGGCACACGCTTTCTGCAAAAAAAACTCTTTTGCGGCTCAAATCAAGCGAAGACGGCTTATCTGAGAATGAAGCAAAAGCGCGGCTTGAACACTATGGCCCAAACGAGCTTGTTGAAAAAGGCGGAGTCTCACCTTTTCGCGTATTGCTCAACCAGTTTAAAGGCATTATGATTCTCATCCTTTTTTTTGCTGCCTTTGTTTCAGCAGTGCTTGGCGAGTTTATTGATTCCTTGTTTATTGTTGCAATTATCATCCTCAACGCAGTGCTTGGTTTTGTTCAGGAATATCGCGCTGAGCGCGCGCTTGAAGCACTTAAAAAACTAACAACTCCCCAAGCGCAAGTTATTCGGGATGGGGTGAATAAAGAAGTGCTTGCCCGCGAACTTGTTGTTGGTGATATTATTGTTCTTGATGAAGGAAAAAAGATTCCTGCAGACGCGCGTCTTATCCGCGCGTCAAGCCTGCGCATTGATGAGAGCATGCTTACGGGAGAATCAACAGCAACCCAAAAACAAATTGCACCCCTTAAATCAGGTATTCCCTCAACTGATATGACCAATCGCGTGTTTATGGGAACGCTTGTTACCGCAGGAAACGCGCTTGCTGTTGTTACTGAAACCGGCATGGGCACGAGTATGGGAAAAATTACTGAACTTGTGCAAAGCGCGCAAACACAACCAACCCTTCTTCAGATACGCCTTGACAAGCTCGCAAAAATTCTTGCTCTTTTTGTTGTTCTTATTAGTGCGTTCACGTTCGTGCTTGGCATGCTCTCAGGCCAAGACCTTGTTGAAATGTTTCTTGTTACCGTAAGCCTTGCGGTTTCTGCCGTGCCCGAAGGGCTTCCTGCTATTATTACGGTAACCCTTGCCCTTGGCGTGCAACGCATGGCGCGAAAAGATGCGCTCGTGCGCAGGCTTCCTGCTGTTGAATCATTAGGAAGCGCAAACATCATTTGCACTGACAAAACTGGAACACTCACAAAAAACCAAATGACCGTTCGCGAATACGCATTCGCGCACACGTCTCCTATTTCTGTTACCGGCCTTGGCTACGAACCAAAAGGTGAGTTTTTCTCCAAAAAGAACGTAGTTTCAGCAAAAAATCCGCTTCTTCGAGAAGCACTTATTAGCGGCGTGCTCTGCAATAATTCATCATTACAAACAGTTGACCATTCTTGGGACATTCTTGGTGACCATACTGAAGGCGCGCTTCTTGTTGCTGCACGAAAAGCAGGCATTTCTCATGAGAAACTCAAAGAAGACTACACATTTTTCAAAGAATTTCCCTTCACATCTGAGCGAAAACGCATGAGCATCGTGTTTAAAACAAAAAACAAATACCGTGCATACGTAAAAGGCGCGCCTGAACTCCTTCTTGACCAATGCGTTTATTATTATGACGGCAAACAGCGAAAAAAACTCACCAAAAAAGAACGTGACCGCATCCTCACGCAAGCAGGAACCATGGCTGACCGTGCACTACGAGTCCTGCTTCTTGCGCGCAACGACGTTACCAAAAATGTCAATGAAAAAAGCGCTGAGACTAATCTTACCTTTATTGCGCTTGTTGGCATGATTGACCCGCCACGAGAAGAGGTCAAAGAATCAATTATGCGCGCGCGCAATGCGGGGATTCGAACAATCATGATAACTGGAGACCATGCAAACACGGCACGTGCCATTGCAAAAGAAGTGGGACTTGTTGAAGGCGATGTTGTTGCTATTACTGGAAGCGAACTTGACATCATGCACGACGACGAGCTTATGCGAAGAATTGAAAAAGTAAGCGTGTTTGCACGCGTTTCGCCTGAACATAAAGTACGCATCCTCCAAATACTCATGCGCGATGAAAACAATTTTGTTGCAATGACTGGGGATGGCGTTAATGATGCTCCTGCAATCAAAAGTTCGCATATTGGCATTTCTATGGGTCTTCGCGGCACTGATGTTGCAAAAGAAAGCTCAGACATTATTCTTCTTGATGACAATTATGCAACCATTGTAAGCGCGGTTGAAGAAGGCCGCAACATTTACGAGAACATCACTAAATTTGTGCGATTCCTTTTATCGGTTAATTTCTCAGAATTATTCCTTGTCGGGATTGCAGCTATTGCAGGGTTTCCGCTTCCTCTTCTTGCGCTCCAAATTTTATGGCTTAACATAGTGACTGATGGTCTTCCTGCGCTTGCCCTTGGCGTTGACACATTTCATGAGGATGTTATGAAGCGCCCGCCACGAAAACCAAAAGAAGGTATGATACATCGCATGCTTTTCTACGCGCTTGTTGGCGGCATTTTTGCATTTGGAACAGAACTCCTTGTATTCCTGCTTCACCTGGAAAATATTGACCTTGCGCGAACAATGGTGTTTAGCGTTGCAGTTGTGTTTGAACTTGCCTTTGTGTTTAGTTCGCGAACCCTTACAAAAAGCATGTTTCGCGGATTATTCAAGAACTGGTATTTGCTTCTTGCCGTGCTCTTTTCATTTGCACTCCAGCTCTTTGCAATCTACACAGGTTTTATGAATTCACTTCTTTCAACTGTTCCTCTTTCACTGATGCACTGGGTTGAAGTGTTTGCTATTGCCATTTCAGGCGTCATCATTGTTGATGTTATCAAAGTGCTTGTCTACCACGTAATTAAAAAAGACGTGTGA
- a CDS encoding cysteine desulfurase NifS, with protein MSIYLDSGASTRLDPDVRAAIKPYFSDHYANAASLHKEGQIAHSAVEKARETIAKSIGAKSHEIVFTSGGTESNNFALKGVGFANKTNRNHIIISSVEHECVLNAARFLERQGFKVTALPVDKQGFVSFDALKKTLSKQTLLVSIIHGNNEVGTINDLEKIGALVKEHGALFHTDACQSYTKVPVNVDMMNLDLVSINAHKIHGPKGVGALYIRGGTAIEPLLHGGGQERGFRSGTLNIPGIVGFGMAVEAIKHQDFLRMAKLRDLLIDELLSISGARLNGPRENRLCNNVNISFKAVDGNSLLLQLSDQGIMVSTGSACSSEKMHESHVLNAMRVPKQHITSAIRFSLGKYTTKAEIEQTIRTIKKLIKHMREVK; from the coding sequence ATGAGCATCTATCTTGACTCAGGCGCTTCAACACGCCTTGATCCCGACGTGCGTGCTGCAATCAAACCCTATTTTAGTGACCACTACGCAAACGCAGCGTCACTCCACAAAGAAGGACAAATCGCGCACAGCGCAGTTGAAAAAGCACGAGAAACCATTGCAAAAAGCATTGGTGCAAAGTCTCATGAAATCGTGTTCACGTCAGGAGGCACAGAATCAAATAATTTCGCGCTCAAAGGCGTGGGGTTTGCAAACAAAACAAATCGGAATCATATTATCATATCTTCTGTTGAACACGAGTGCGTGCTTAATGCCGCGCGATTTCTTGAGCGGCAAGGATTTAAAGTAACCGCACTGCCCGTGGATAAACAGGGATTTGTTTCTTTTGATGCACTCAAAAAAACACTTTCAAAACAAACCCTCCTTGTTTCGATTATTCATGGCAACAATGAAGTTGGTACCATTAATGATTTAGAAAAAATCGGCGCACTCGTAAAAGAACATGGCGCGCTTTTTCATACTGATGCGTGCCAAAGCTATACAAAAGTACCGGTCAATGTTGATATGATGAATCTTGATCTTGTTTCAATTAACGCGCACAAAATTCATGGGCCAAAAGGAGTTGGCGCGCTCTACATTCGAGGCGGAACAGCAATTGAACCATTGCTGCACGGTGGCGGCCAAGAACGGGGTTTTCGTTCAGGAACGCTCAACATTCCTGGTATTGTTGGTTTTGGAATGGCAGTTGAAGCTATAAAACACCAAGACTTTTTGCGCATGGCAAAACTGCGCGACCTGCTTATTGACGAACTGCTTTCAATTTCTGGGGCCCGCCTTAATGGACCGCGCGAAAACCGCTTGTGTAATAATGTGAATATTTCGTTTAAGGCAGTTGATGGAAATTCGCTTCTTCTCCAACTCAGTGACCAGGGAATTATGGTCTCAACGGGTTCAGCGTGTTCGTCAGAAAAAATGCACGAAAGTCATGTTCTTAATGCAATGCGCGTTCCAAAACAACACATCACCAGCGCAATTCGTTTTTCTCTTGGAAAATACACCACAAAAGCAGAGATTGAGCAGACAATTCGCACGATAAAAAAGCTTATTAAGCATATGCGCGAGGTGAAGTAG
- the trxA gene encoding thioredoxin, with protein MSIIHVTKDNFNDEVLKSSVPVIADFWADWCAPCRMLAPVFEDLSAKMKNVKFVKINVDKEPTLGQMFGVMSIPTILVFKKGAEAKRFMGFMPQAMLQKKIEDAIA; from the coding sequence ATGAGTATTATTCATGTAACAAAAGACAATTTTAACGATGAAGTGCTAAAAAGTTCCGTTCCTGTTATTGCAGATTTTTGGGCAGATTGGTGCGCGCCATGTAGAATGCTTGCGCCTGTATTTGAGGATTTGAGCGCGAAAATGAAGAACGTCAAATTTGTTAAGATTAATGTTGATAAAGAGCCAACACTGGGTCAAATGTTTGGTGTTATGAGCATTCCAACTATTCTTGTGTTCAAGAAAGGTGCGGAAGCAAAGCGCTTTATGGGGTTCATGCCACAAGCCATGCTGCAAAAAAAGATTGAAGACGCAATTGCGTAA
- a CDS encoding transcriptional regulator codes for MERLPQEIEVWYIIPELRKEFAVGMRRSGMKQKDIASLLGLTGAAVSQYISQKRAGKITFCARVKQEIKESVPRITKEATSANEEIQRILTLMRNDKHLCETHKLLDPSIDKDCSICFS; via the coding sequence ATGGAACGACTTCCCCAAGAAATTGAAGTATGGTACATTATTCCTGAACTCAGAAAAGAATTTGCTGTTGGTATGAGACGAAGCGGCATGAAGCAAAAAGACATAGCCTCACTTCTCGGCCTTACTGGCGCGGCAGTTTCGCAATACATTTCTCAAAAACGGGCGGGCAAAATCACGTTTTGCGCGCGTGTCAAACAGGAAATAAAAGAATCAGTCCCGCGTATTACTAAAGAAGCTACCAGTGCAAATGAAGAGATACAGCGAATCCTTACACTTATGAGAAATGACAAACATTTGTGTGAAACGCACAAACTGCTTGACCCAAGTATTGATAAGGACTGTAGTATTTGCTTTTCTTAA
- a CDS encoding flap endonuclease-1: protein MGVNFKGLFEFEPRALSDFSGKLLAVDAYNTIYQFLSTIRQYDGTPLKDSEGRITSHLSGLFYRNINLLLENIKPVYVFDGKPPVLKSSTLEARKERKMRARREYETALEKGDFEMAKSKASQTAHMDERIVLESKALLEALGIPSIQAPSEGEAQSAYLVQKGLCYATASQDYDSLLFGTPLLVRNINTSGKRKLPKKNAYVQITPEEVKLSYVLNKLGIDRDQLILVGMLCGTDFNEGVRGIGPKTAIKKVKEHKTFDALKKALDWNEPYLEEVFSLFKNPSVTQTKEITFSKPNEDVVKTILVDKHEFSEERINATLTKLREQKQSQSQTNLFNY from the coding sequence ATGGGCGTTAACTTCAAAGGCCTCTTCGAGTTTGAACCACGCGCGCTTTCCGACTTTTCAGGAAAACTGCTTGCTGTTGACGCGTATAATACTATTTACCAGTTTCTTTCAACTATTCGCCAGTATGATGGCACACCCCTCAAAGACAGTGAAGGTCGCATAACCTCCCACTTGTCAGGATTATTTTATCGCAATATCAATTTGTTACTTGAAAATATTAAGCCCGTATACGTGTTTGACGGCAAGCCTCCTGTGTTAAAGTCCTCGACCCTTGAAGCGCGAAAAGAGCGGAAAATGCGCGCGCGCAGAGAATATGAAACTGCACTTGAAAAAGGAGACTTTGAAATGGCAAAGTCAAAAGCGTCACAAACCGCGCACATGGACGAACGCATTGTTTTAGAGAGTAAAGCCCTTCTTGAAGCTCTGGGCATTCCTAGTATTCAAGCACCATCAGAAGGTGAAGCACAATCCGCATACCTCGTGCAAAAAGGTTTGTGTTATGCTACTGCAAGCCAGGATTATGACTCACTCTTGTTTGGCACACCACTTCTTGTGCGAAACATTAACACAAGCGGCAAACGAAAACTGCCCAAAAAAAACGCGTACGTTCAAATAACGCCCGAAGAAGTTAAGCTCTCGTACGTGCTCAATAAATTAGGTATTGACCGTGACCAGCTTATTCTTGTTGGTATGCTCTGTGGTACTGATTTTAATGAAGGTGTGCGCGGAATTGGTCCAAAAACCGCGATAAAAAAAGTCAAAGAACACAAAACGTTTGATGCGCTCAAAAAAGCACTTGATTGGAATGAGCCCTATCTAGAGGAGGTGTTTAGTCTTTTTAAAAACCCCAGCGTCACGCAAACAAAAGAAATCACGTTTTCAAAACCAAATGAAGATGTTGTAAAAACCATTCTTGTTGACAAACACGAATTTTCAGAAGAACGAATTAATGCAACACTCACCAAGCTAAGAGAACAAAAACAATCCCAAAGCCAAACCAACCTGTTTAATTATTAG